In the Mycolicibacter minnesotensis genome, TCCCCTGGGACAACGGTGATCCCGCCAATCGTCAGATCCTCTACGCCTTCGGCGACACTTTCGGCTACTGCCGCATCCAGGGCAAGCAGTGGCGACAGAACGTGCTGTTCCGCAGCAACGACAACATCCTGGCCGACGGGATCACGGTGGCACCCGGCGTCGCGGGCAACAAGTACTCGGGTTCGCCGCTGCGGCAGGCGAATTTCTCCAAGCAGATCCTGCCCGCGGTGCAACTGGCACAGCATCAGGAGGGCATGATCCCCACTGCCGCCATCGGGATCGCCGGCAACCAATACATGAACTTCATGTCGATCAAGCAGTGGGGTCGTGACGGCGAATGGTCCACCAACTACTCGGCGATCGCGGTCTCCAACGACAACGGCGAAACGTGGGGCGTCTACCCGGGAACCGTGCGATCGACATCGCAGGAGAACGTCCCCCGAGCACAGTTCGTCCCCGGCAACGAGAAATTCCAGATGGGCGCCTACCTGCGCGGCAACGACGGCTACCTGTACTCCTACGGGACCCCGTCGGGGCGCGGCGGCTCGGCGTACCTGGCACGGGTGCCCGAGCGTTCCATCCCTGATCTGACCAAGTACCAGTACTGGAATGGAGACAGCGGATCCTGGGTTCCGGCCAACCCGGCCGCGGCCACCCCGGTGATTCCCGGCCCGGTGGGCGAGATGTCAGTGCAGTACAACACCTACCTGCGCCAGTACCTGGCGCTCTACGGCAACGGCGGCAATGACGTGGTGGCCCGCACCGCGCCCACTCCGCAGGGACCGTGGAGCGGCGAGCAGACGCTGATCCCCACCGGCCAGATACCCGGCGGCATCTACGCGCCCTATGTCCATCCCTGGTCGACCGGCAAGGACGTGTACTTCACGTTGTCGCTGTGGAACGCCTACGACGTGATGCTGATGCACACGGTGCTGGGCTGAGGCTCAGGCGTCGAGCACCGCCCGCAACGCCGCTCCGGTCTCGGCGATCGCCCCGGGGTGGTAGGCGGGGATGCTGAAGATCACTCCACTGACGCCGGCATCGAGCACCTTTGTTTTGATCTGCTCGGCGATCGACTCCGGGCTGCCGACCACCATGCGTTGTGACAGTTCCGCAGGGAGCTGGTCGGCGCTGACGTTGGCGTCGGGCACCACCGTGAGCAGCATGCTTGTTTCCAAGGTGGCCGGGTCGCGGTCGACCTGCTCGCAGCTGCGCCGCACCACGTCCATCTTCGCGCGGACCTCGTCGAATCCGGTGATGAGGTTGAGGTGGTCGAAGTGCCGGGCTGCCAGCGGGATGGTCTTCTTCTCGCCGCTGCCGCCGATCAGCAGCGGAATGTGGTCGCGGAAGCGGGGTTCGGCCATCGCCTCTTGGGTGTGGTACCACTTGCCGTCGACTGTGGGCCGTTCGCCCTTGAGCATCGGCAGGATGATCTCCAGTGCCTCGCCCAGGCGGTTGAACCGGTCGGTGAAGGTGCCGAACTCAAAGCCCAACTGGTCGTGTTCGAGCTCGAACCACCCGGTGCCGATGCCCAGGATGGCGCGGCCGGCGCTGACCACGTCCAGCGTGGTGATGATCTTGGCCAGCAGCGTCGGGTTGCGATAGCTGTTACCGGTGACCAGTGTGCCCAACTGGAGGCGTTCGGTGGCGGTCGCCAGCGCTCCCAGGGCCGTGTAGGCCTCCAGCATCGGCTGGTCGGGGGAGCCCAGCATGGGCAGTTGATAGAAGTGGTCCATCAGAAAGACCGCGTCGAACCCGGCGGCCTCGGCCTCGCGGGCCTGGGCGATGACGGTGGGGAAGAGCTCCGCAACACCGGTGCCGTAGGAGAAGTTGGGGATCTGGTAGCCAAGGCGAATCGTCACTTAGTCGACCTTAATTTCGGAAGGCGTCTCCCGGGTTGATTTGCGCTGTGCGCGAACGAGGAATGCGGATCTTTGGTCGAGCAGACCCGGCTTCGGGGCCATGGCGACTCGGTCAAACCCCACCGCAGTGGCTCCGGTGCCGGAGAAGCCCCCGAACGGACCTGCGCTGGCCTTTCAGCGGTTACGCTTCGCCGGAAACCGCACACACTGCGGCTAGGCCGACTCTTTGGAGGTATGCCTCGTGGGGCTCACCATCGGACTCATCGTCGTCGTTGTCATATTTCTACTACTCGCGGTGTTGGTGATCGCGGGCTACAACGGGCTGGTTCGGGCGCGCAACGCCTACAAGAACGCCTTTGCCCAGATCGATGTTCAGTTGCGGCGTCGCTTCGACCTCATTCCCAACCTGATCGAAACCGCCAAGGCGTACCTGTCGCATGAGCGCCAGACGCTGGAAGCTGTCGTCAATGCGCGTGGCGCCGCAATGAACGGCCTTGCCGCTGCCCAGGCCAATCCCGGTGACCCGGCGGCGATGCAGCAGTTGGCCCAGGGGCAGCAGGCGCTCAACGGCGCGCTGAGCCGGCTCAACCTGGTGGTCGAGCAGTATCCCGACCTGAAGGCGAACCAGAACATGATGCAATTGTCGGAGGAACTGACTTCCACGGAAAACAAGGTTGCGTTCGCCCGCCAGGCCTACAACGACGCGGTGATGAGCTACAACAACCGGCGTGAGACGTTCCCCGGCAATGTCTATGCCGGCATTTTCAACTTTGCTCCGGCCGCCCTGCTCGAGATCCCGCCGGAACACCCGGAGATGCGGGACGCGCCGAAGGTTCAGTTCTGACCGACCGGCGGCCATGAACTTCTTCGAGCACCAGCGCGCCGCCAAGGGAACCACGCTGAAGCTGGTGCTTCTCTTCGGGGCTGCGGTGGTGGCGTTGGTCGCGGCGATCGATGCCGCCGCGGTGATTGCCTTCGGCTATCTCTCAAAGGATTACTACGGGATCGACGCGTCATCGATTCTTGCGATCGTCATCGTCGTCACCGCAATCACGCTTTTGGTCATCGCAGGTGGAACGCTGTTCAAGACGATTTCGCTGCGCCGCGGGGGTGCTGCTGTCGCCGCGGCCGTCGGCGCGGTGCCCGTGGACCCGACGACGACCGACCCGCAGTTGCGTAGGTACGTCAACATCGTCGAGGAGATGTCGCTGGCTTCCGGCGTGCCGGCGCCACGTTTGTTCGTCATGCCGGGTGAACCCGGAATCAATGCATTCGCCGCAGGTTTCACGCCTGCCGATGCTGCCATCGCGGTGACGGGGGGAGCCCTGGCGCAACTCAACCGTGACGAATTGCAGGGTGTGATCGCTCACGAGTTCAGCCACATCCTCAACGGTGATATGCGGCTGAACATTCGACTCATCGGACTACTCAGCGGAATTCTGCTGATCGGAATGATCGGCTTGCGCGTGCTGCAGTTCGGCGGTCGCGGGAGTGACAGCAAGCGCGCGCTGCCCCTCGTTGCGTTCGCGTTCGCGATGATGGTGCTCGGCTACGTCGGCGTGTTCTTCGCCAACGTGATCAAGGCCGCGGTAGCACGGCAACGGGAGTGGCTGGCCGACGCGTCGGCGGTGCAGTTCACCCGCCAGACCGACGGCCTCGAAGGCGCACTGAAGAAGATCGGCGGCATACCGACCGGCTCGCAGCTGCGTAACTCCCGCAATGCGGCCGAGGTCAGCCACATGCTGTTCGGAGAAGGCGTGCGACGGTCGTTCACGTCGTTGTTTGCGACGCATCCGCCACTCACCGACCGGATCAGGGCGCTCAACCCAGACTTCGACCCCGGGGAACTCGCCGAACTACAGCAGCGGTACGCCAATCAGGCACCCGACGGCCTGGCCGAGGACGTCGCCGCAGGTTTCGCCCCCGCCGGAACGGCGCTCGGCCGTCAGGCCCCCGTACCAGAGCAACTCCCCAACGCCGGCTGGCGCACCAGTCCTGAGCAAATCGTGGCTCGCGCAGGCACTTTCACTCCTGCCGACCTGAAGTACGGCGCGGCACTGCATGCGCGGATTCCTGACGATGTCCGCGCGCTGGCCAGCCAGCCCACCACGGCCCCCGCGGCCGTCATCGCGTTGCTCCTCGCGCCGTCGAGCGGCGGTCTGCACTCTCGTCAGCTCGCCTCGGTGACCGAACGTCTGGGGCCGACGCAGGCGCGGGAAGCCGCCGCCCTCGCCGACCGGATGCGGGCGCTGCCGCACGAACTTCGGCTCCCGGTAGTCGCGCTGGCTTTGCCGCAGATCGCCACCCACTCTCGTGCCGAACAGGACGCGCTCATCGCCGTGCTGAATGTGCTCGCCGTCGCCGACGAGAAGGTGACGATGTTCGAATACTGCCTGACCCGCCTTGTCTGGGTTTACCTGCTCGATACCAACGACCCGGCTCGCCGAAGCAAGGTGGGCAGCGATTCGCTCACCGGTGTGCGTCCGGTGGTGACAACCCTGCTGGCGACTCTCGCGGTCGCCGGAGGCGCCGACCAAGACGTGGCGGCACAGTCTTTGGACATTGCGCTGCAACGACTTTACGGTGATACCGCGAGGCCCGAGAACCCGCGCCGATTGAGCTGGCAGCAGACCCTCGACGGAGGCTGGGCCGCCCTCGACGCCTTGGATCCGAAGGCGAAGCAGGCACTCGTCGAAGCGATGGTGGAATCGGTGCTGCACGACGATACCGTGACGGCTTCCGAAGCTGAACTACTCCGTGCGGCATGCGGCTTGATGCACGTTCCTTTGCCTGCGCTGTTGGGCTGATTGACTGGATCGCCGGTTGAGATAGCGCCACGGCTCGTGGACTCGCGCATACCGTCGACTGGAGAACCGACGGACGGGTCGTGTTGTCCCGTGTGATTTAGGGAGTTGCTGGAGGAGCAGGAGGAGGTTGATCGCCGGGACTGTCAACCGCCGCGTACCCGAGGGGGTTTACCCCGGGGCACAAGTTATCGATTGCGGCGTTCACGATAAGGGCGGCATCGTCTCGTTCGAGCCGGGGGCTCTGTTCCCAGAGCGTCGTCGCTACCCAGTTTGGATTGCGGCCGAACATCAGGCCGGGACTCGGAGCCAGCATCGAGCACGCCTTTTTGCCCACATGCAGCAGTACATCGTCTCCATCTTCGGAATACATGCCAAGCGCATCCATCGCGGCGAGATAGGAGTCGTTGTCGGCCGACGCAGTGGGGGCGGCTAGCACCGCCAAAGACGCACAGCAACTGATCGCTGACACAACCGTTGCCATCGCTCCAGCGCGCTTGATGATGCTGGCCATGGAAGTCTCCGTCCACTTCGTCTCTGCGTGCCGAATCGCGTGAGCGTACAGATCATGCGCAGCCCGCTGCCAGGAAGTGTACTAACGGCCTGAGAAACGGAGTTCAGATGTGTCCCCGGTGCACTCCGCCAAAGCGGTGGCGTCCATTCCCCGTAAAAGGGCCCACAGGTTACTTTAAGGAACTGTCGATGTGAAAGCCGTGGGCTGTTGCAAACGGGGTACGTAGGCCCTATTCGCGGGCCGCACTAGTGAAAGGTCAGAGTCGCCTTGAATGTCAAGGCAGAGAATCTAGCTAAGTGCCCCCGGCAGGATTCGAACCTGCGGCCTTCTGCTCCGGAGGCAGACGCTCTATCCCCTGAGCTACGGGGGCGCTCGCGTAATGCGGCGCCGTGTGGGCTTTGACAGAGTAGCGCATCATTGCCCGGACCCCCGAACCGGACGGATTCGGGGCCTGACCACGTCAGACCATAAGATGGGGCCTCGTGACCCCTGCCGATCTGGCCGAATTGCTCAAGACCACCGCCGCCGCGGTGCTGGCCGAGCACGACCTGGATACCGCCGCGCTGCCCGCGACGGTGACGGTCGAGCGGCCGCGCAACCCCGAACACGGTGACTACGCCACCAACCTGGCCCTACAGCTGGGCAAGAAGGTGGGCGCCAACCCGCGTGAACTGGCCGGTTGGCTGGCCGAAGCCCTGGAGCGCGCCGACGGGATCGCCGCCGCCGAGATCGCCGGACCGGGTTTTGTGAACCTGCGCATCGAGGCCTCGGCGCAGGGCGCCGTGGTGGCCAACATCATCACCGCGGGCGCCGACTACGGCCACTCTCGGGAGTTCGACGGCCTCAACGTCAACCTCGAGTTCGTGTCGGCCAACCCCACCGGCCCCATCCACATCGGCGGCACCCGCTGGGCGGCGGTCGGCGACGCCCTGGGCCGCCTGCTGAGCACCCAGGGGGCCGCGGTCACCCGGGAGTACTACTTCAACGACCACGGCGCCCAGATCGACCGGTTCGCCAACTCGCTGATCGCCGCCGCCAAGGGCGAACCTGCCCCCGAGGACGGCTACGCCGGCGCCTACATCACCGACATCGCCGCCCAAATCCAGGCCAAGGCCCCCGACGCCCTGACCAGTCTGGACGCCCAGGAGACGTTCCGCGAGATCGGCGTCGACCTGATGTTCACCCACATCAAGAAGTCACTGCACGAGTTCGGCACCGACTTTGACGTCTTCACCCACGAAGACTCGATGCACACTTCCGGCCGCGTCGAGCAGGCCATCGAACGGCTGCGCGCCAACGGCAACATCTACGAGAAGGACGGCGCCACCTGGCTGCGCACCAGTTCCTACGGTGACGACAAGGACCGCGTCGTCATCAAGAGTGACGGCAAGCCCGCCTACATCGCCGGCGACTTGGCCTACTACCTGGACAAGCGTGAGCGTGGCTTCAACCTGTGCATCTACATGTTGGGCGCCGACCACCACGGCTACATCGCCCGACTCAAGGCCGCCGCCGCAGCATTCGGGGATGACCCGGCCACCGTCGAAGTCTTGATCGGCCAGATGGTCAACCTGGTGCGCGACGGCCAGCCGGTCAAGATGAGCAAGCGCGCCGGCACCGTGATCACCCTGGACGACTTGGTCGAGTCCATCGGCGTGGACGCCGCCCGCTACAGCCTGACCCGCTCTTCGGTGGACAGCCCCATCGACATCGACCTGGCGCTGTGGTCCTCGGCGAGCAACGAAAACCCGGTCTACTACGTGCAATACGCACACGCCCGGTTGTGCGCGCTGGCCCGCAACGCGGCCGAGCTCGGCCTGACGGCTGACACCGCCAACCTCGGGCTGCTCGACCACGACAAGGAAGGCGCGTTGATCCGCAACCTGGGCGAGTTCCCCCGGGTGCTGGAAACCGCTGCCGCACTGCGAGAACCGCACCGGGTGTGCCGTTACCTCGAAGACCTCGCCGGGGATTACCACCGGTTCTACGACAGCTGCCGGGTACTGCCCCAGGGTGACGAGGAGCCGGGCGAGCTGCACGCGGCGCGATTGGCGCTGTGTCAGGCCACCCGCCAGGTGATCGGCAACGGGCTGGGAATTCTCGGCGTGAGCGCACCGGAGCGCATGTGAACGTCCACCCCGCCGGCCCCCGGCACGCCGAAGAGATCCACCACGACGGGCTGCCGCCGCGGCCCCAGACCCCGCAGCAGCTGCTGCAGCTGGCGCCGAACGTCTGGCCACGCAACGCCGTTCGCGACGCCGACGGCGTGACCAGCATCGCCGGTGTGAAAGTGACCGACCTGGCCGCGGAGTTCGGCACGCCGCTGTTCGTCATCGACGAGGACGACTTCCGGAGGCGCTGCCGTGAGATCGCCACGGCATTCGGCGGCGGCGACAACGTGCACTACGCAGCGAAGGCCTTCCTGTGCAGCGAGATTGCGCGCTGGATCGACCAGGAGGGGCTGTGCCTGGACGTGGCCACCGGAGGTGAACTGGCCGTCGCCCTGCACGCCGGATTCCCCGCGCAACGCATCACCCTGCACGGCAACAACAAGTCGGTTGCTGAGCTGACCACCGCCGTCAACGCCGGGGTCGGCCATATCGTGCTCGACTCGCTGATCGAGATCGACCGGCTCGACGCCGTCGCCGCGGCGGCCGGCGTGGTGCAGGACGTGCTGGTGCGCGTCACCGTGGGCGTCGAGGCCCACACCCACGAGTTCATCTCGACCGCTCACGAAGACCAGAAGTTCGGCTTGTCACTGGCCAGCGGAGCGGCGATGGAGGCCATCCGACGGGTGTTCGCCACCGAGCACCTGCGCCTGATCGGTCTGCACAGCCACATCGGATCGCAGATCTTCGACGTCGCCGGCTTCGAGCTGGCCGCCCGCCGGGTGATCGGGCTGCTGCGCGACGTGGTCGCGGAGTTCGGCGTCGACAAGACCGCGCAGTTGTCCGTCATCGATCTCGGTGGGGGACTGGGAATCTCGTATCTGCCGCAGGACGACCCGCCGCCCATGGCCGAGCTCGCCGGCAAGCTGGCCGCGATCGTGCGCGACGAATCCGCCGCTGTCGGCCTGCCCACCCCTCAGTTAGTGGTCGAGCCCGGCCGCGCCATCGCCGGACCGGGCACCGTGACGCTCTACGAGGTGGGCACCGTCAAGGACGTCGCCGTCAGCGCCACCGCACACCGCCGCTACGTCAGCGTCGACGGCGGCATGAGCGACAACATCCGTCCGGCGCTGTATGACGCCCACTACGACGTGCGGCTGGTGTCGCGCAGCCTCGACGACACCGATGCCCTGCCGGACCTGGCGCGCATCGTCGGCAAGCACTGCGAGAGCGGCGACATCATCGTGCGTGACACCTGGGTGCCCCACGGCATGGTTCCCGGCGACCTGATCGCCGTGGCGGCCACCGGCGCCTACTGTTACTCGATGTCGAGCCGGTACAACCTGCTCACCCGCCCGGCGGTGGTGGCGGTACGCGACGGGAAAGCTCGCCTTATGCTGCGCCGGGAGACCGTTGAAGACCTGATCAGCCTGGAGGTGGGTAGCTAGTGTCCGGTTCGCAGGTGTCCGGGGCGCCCGTAGGGGTGGCAGTTCTGGGCTTGGGCAACGTCGGCAGCGAAGTCGTTCGCATCCTTGAGGCCAGCGCCGATGACCTGGCTGCACGCATCGGTGCGCCGCTGGTGCTGCGTGGGGTCGGGGTGCGCCGGGTGGCGTCAGACCGCGGCGTGCCGGTGGAGTTGCTCACCGACGACATTGACAGCCTGGTGTCGCGCAGCGACGTCGACATCGTCGTCGAGTTGATGGGTCCGGTCGAGCCGGCCCGCAAGGCGATCCTGTCGGCAATCGCGCACGGCAAGTCCGTCGTCACCGCCAACAAGGCCCTGCTGTCGCGGTCCACCGGGGAGCTGGCCGAGGCCGCCGAGAACGCGCGGGTGGACCTGTACTTCGAGGCTGCCGTCGCCGGCGCCATCCCGGTGATCCGGCCGCTGACCCAGTCGCTGGCCGGCGACACCGTGTTGCGGGTGGCGGGCATCGTCAACGGCACCACCAACTACATCCTGTCCGAAATGGACTCCACCGGTGCCG is a window encoding:
- a CDS encoding DUF4185 domain-containing protein codes for the protein MSATRRIVSAAMVPAVVLGLVAATEFAPPAMAATCNAPEANIDPPPGSPTTGAGQLPSGRRPRGTNDQAPLPKLGPLIAALINPNGTIKQQAAVVPPVPNPAGEAVPNVAQPAQPVPVPGADPGLSTADPGGAIAGAQTSLVEWMTGPNSPNQTLQRFGVSGTDLGIPWDNGDPANRQILYAFGDTFGYCRIQGKQWRQNVLFRSNDNILADGITVAPGVAGNKYSGSPLRQANFSKQILPAVQLAQHQEGMIPTAAIGIAGNQYMNFMSIKQWGRDGEWSTNYSAIAVSNDNGETWGVYPGTVRSTSQENVPRAQFVPGNEKFQMGAYLRGNDGYLYSYGTPSGRGGSAYLARVPERSIPDLTKYQYWNGDSGSWVPANPAAATPVIPGPVGEMSVQYNTYLRQYLALYGNGGNDVVARTAPTPQGPWSGEQTLIPTGQIPGGIYAPYVHPWSTGKDVYFTLSLWNAYDVMLMHTVLG
- a CDS encoding LLM class F420-dependent oxidoreductase, whose amino-acid sequence is MTIRLGYQIPNFSYGTGVAELFPTVIAQAREAEAAGFDAVFLMDHFYQLPMLGSPDQPMLEAYTALGALATATERLQLGTLVTGNSYRNPTLLAKIITTLDVVSAGRAILGIGTGWFELEHDQLGFEFGTFTDRFNRLGEALEIILPMLKGERPTVDGKWYHTQEAMAEPRFRDHIPLLIGGSGEKKTIPLAARHFDHLNLITGFDEVRAKMDVVRRSCEQVDRDPATLETSMLLTVVPDANVSADQLPAELSQRMVVGSPESIAEQIKTKVLDAGVSGVIFSIPAYHPGAIAETGAALRAVLDA
- a CDS encoding LemA family protein → MGLTIGLIVVVVIFLLLAVLVIAGYNGLVRARNAYKNAFAQIDVQLRRRFDLIPNLIETAKAYLSHERQTLEAVVNARGAAMNGLAAAQANPGDPAAMQQLAQGQQALNGALSRLNLVVEQYPDLKANQNMMQLSEELTSTENKVAFARQAYNDAVMSYNNRRETFPGNVYAGIFNFAPAALLEIPPEHPEMRDAPKVQF
- a CDS encoding M48 family metallopeptidase is translated as MNFFEHQRAAKGTTLKLVLLFGAAVVALVAAIDAAAVIAFGYLSKDYYGIDASSILAIVIVVTAITLLVIAGGTLFKTISLRRGGAAVAAAVGAVPVDPTTTDPQLRRYVNIVEEMSLASGVPAPRLFVMPGEPGINAFAAGFTPADAAIAVTGGALAQLNRDELQGVIAHEFSHILNGDMRLNIRLIGLLSGILLIGMIGLRVLQFGGRGSDSKRALPLVAFAFAMMVLGYVGVFFANVIKAAVARQREWLADASAVQFTRQTDGLEGALKKIGGIPTGSQLRNSRNAAEVSHMLFGEGVRRSFTSLFATHPPLTDRIRALNPDFDPGELAELQQRYANQAPDGLAEDVAAGFAPAGTALGRQAPVPEQLPNAGWRTSPEQIVARAGTFTPADLKYGAALHARIPDDVRALASQPTTAPAAVIALLLAPSSGGLHSRQLASVTERLGPTQAREAAALADRMRALPHELRLPVVALALPQIATHSRAEQDALIAVLNVLAVADEKVTMFEYCLTRLVWVYLLDTNDPARRSKVGSDSLTGVRPVVTTLLATLAVAGGADQDVAAQSLDIALQRLYGDTARPENPRRLSWQQTLDGGWAALDALDPKAKQALVEAMVESVLHDDTVTASEAELLRAACGLMHVPLPALLG
- a CDS encoding DUF732 domain-containing protein, encoding MASIIKRAGAMATVVSAISCCASLAVLAAPTASADNDSYLAAMDALGMYSEDGDDVLLHVGKKACSMLAPSPGLMFGRNPNWVATTLWEQSPRLERDDAALIVNAAIDNLCPGVNPLGYAAVDSPGDQPPPAPPATP
- the argS gene encoding arginine--tRNA ligase, whose translation is MTPADLAELLKTTAAAVLAEHDLDTAALPATVTVERPRNPEHGDYATNLALQLGKKVGANPRELAGWLAEALERADGIAAAEIAGPGFVNLRIEASAQGAVVANIITAGADYGHSREFDGLNVNLEFVSANPTGPIHIGGTRWAAVGDALGRLLSTQGAAVTREYYFNDHGAQIDRFANSLIAAAKGEPAPEDGYAGAYITDIAAQIQAKAPDALTSLDAQETFREIGVDLMFTHIKKSLHEFGTDFDVFTHEDSMHTSGRVEQAIERLRANGNIYEKDGATWLRTSSYGDDKDRVVIKSDGKPAYIAGDLAYYLDKRERGFNLCIYMLGADHHGYIARLKAAAAAFGDDPATVEVLIGQMVNLVRDGQPVKMSKRAGTVITLDDLVESIGVDAARYSLTRSSVDSPIDIDLALWSSASNENPVYYVQYAHARLCALARNAAELGLTADTANLGLLDHDKEGALIRNLGEFPRVLETAAALREPHRVCRYLEDLAGDYHRFYDSCRVLPQGDEEPGELHAARLALCQATRQVIGNGLGILGVSAPERM
- the lysA gene encoding diaminopimelate decarboxylase — translated: MNVHPAGPRHAEEIHHDGLPPRPQTPQQLLQLAPNVWPRNAVRDADGVTSIAGVKVTDLAAEFGTPLFVIDEDDFRRRCREIATAFGGGDNVHYAAKAFLCSEIARWIDQEGLCLDVATGGELAVALHAGFPAQRITLHGNNKSVAELTTAVNAGVGHIVLDSLIEIDRLDAVAAAAGVVQDVLVRVTVGVEAHTHEFISTAHEDQKFGLSLASGAAMEAIRRVFATEHLRLIGLHSHIGSQIFDVAGFELAARRVIGLLRDVVAEFGVDKTAQLSVIDLGGGLGISYLPQDDPPPMAELAGKLAAIVRDESAAVGLPTPQLVVEPGRAIAGPGTVTLYEVGTVKDVAVSATAHRRYVSVDGGMSDNIRPALYDAHYDVRLVSRSLDDTDALPDLARIVGKHCESGDIIVRDTWVPHGMVPGDLIAVAATGAYCYSMSSRYNLLTRPAVVAVRDGKARLMLRRETVEDLISLEVGS